Part of the Oxyura jamaicensis isolate SHBP4307 breed ruddy duck chromosome 28, BPBGC_Ojam_1.0, whole genome shotgun sequence genome, ATCATCTGGCTCCTATTCAAGGTCACGATCTCGCTCTTGCTCTCGGTCACGATCCTATTCACGCTCTCAGTCCAGGTACAGTGCAACGGGGTGAATCTCAGGAAGTCGGAGGCAGTGGGAAACAACCTTCAGGGCTGAAAGAAGAACCCTGGATGTTGCTTTGGAAATTTGTGCTTCTGATCTCATGTGATGTCTCTTTCCAGAAGCCGGAGCAGGTCCCGCTCTTCCCATAGCCGCTCGCGATCACGGTCACGATCCAGATCAAAATCTTACTCCCCAGGAAGGCGGCGCCGGTCCCGGTCTCGCAGCCCCACTCCTCCGTAAGcttgtttatttctctttttacctGGATTGTTCAGATAAGTACCACAAAGGGAGCTTTTCTCATGCATTAAGCATTTCACCAAATAGTAGAAAAGATGACAAGCAGATTTGGTAATAGTATTTATGctatttgtgtatatatagagagaaaacATTACCGTTTTGTGATGGCTTTCTTTATAACAAAACACTGCAACTCTGAAAGCCTTGTATGACTTCCTAGAGTGGAGGAAAAATCCTCCAAGAAGTCTTTGTGTGAGGAAGACTAGTGTTTAATTTTTACCTTGTACTGAGAAGCAGGTAAGGTTTGGTGGCACCTTTAAAACTCCATAACCTAAtagatttataaaaaaaaaatcttaatagaGTGAATGGGATTATGCTGGATGTTAATATTGAACAGGATTTCAAGTCCATTGCATTGAGTCAGAACCgtattgcttgtttttaatttcctttttttatttccttagtTCTTCTGCTGGTTTGGGCTCCAGTTCTGGACCTCCTATACCAGAATCAAGGcttggagaggaaaataaaggccATCAGATGCTCGTGAAAATGGGTAAGGTACTGGTTCGGAATCTGACATAAGCCAGGAAACATAATCAGGCACTCAGCTCTTGGACATCATTAATTTTTGCACATTCCTAAGTATTGTTCCTTTCAGCACCTTCACATTCTGAGGACAGAGTAAGGATATTCAGAGACGTAAGTACCCAGAACGTGGAACGATGATGGTAGTTGCCCTTCTGGGAAGGGTATGGAAGACAGGAAGATGCAGTTTGGCATCAAATAGGATTCAGCTACCTAGAGTTTCATCTCCCAACAGCGTAATCAGCATCTGACCAAAGGGAGTGGGCTTGCGTTGTCTTTCCCCTTGTCCTCATAAAGTTTCTTAGGGATAGCATTGATGTTTGTGTACTCCCAGACTCGCTGCATGTTAaagcttttggaaaaagaaaggggggggggcatcTAATGTTTCAGACTGGAAttgatgttttcttcagctgttttcaaaTTGTTTGCTTATTCTTCAGAATCCTAGTAATATAATAGGTACAGGCTTGCAATGTTGTGTCCCTTCTGCAGGATGGAGTGGATCTGGTGGATTGGGAGCCAAGGAGCAAGGAATTCAGGATCCAATTAAAGGAGGGGATATCCGAGACAAATGGGATCAATATAAAGGAGTGGGAGTTGCATTAGATGACCCTTATGAAAACTACcgaagaaataaaagttactcTTTTATCGCACGCATGAAGGCCAGAGATGAATGTAAGTGAATGTTGctaagcaattttaaaaaacGGTCAGACTTATTAGTGATATTTGTCCTATTTAGAGTTTTACTGTAGAGCATAAACTCAATTTTGAGTATTTCTTCATTCGTTCTAATataatggattaaaaaaaacacacaacaaggTAAGTAGACACACTGTGATTAACCctgcatcttttccttttcagggtTATGTTGTATTctatttctgaaacattaatTAGCTTGTTTTGTGTAAGCCACATACTGGCTTCAACACCAGTAGCCTCTATCTTAAAATCTTATCCTTCAAAAAATAGGATTGTCATAAAAGTAGCAGCGGGAGCCATACCACGGGATGGATGGCTGCCAAAGCAGGAAGGAGGTCTTTGTGGTCGGAACGAAGCTGGCCCACGCTTTCTGTTTGGCCCTGCCCAACTCCTAGTTTCCTACAGTTAGTGTTGTGATCTGTCAAACCCAGAACTGGTAATACGTTTCACAGTAGTGCAGTTTCAGGAAGGGTGCAGAAAAAGTGGAGGTGCTTCTTGCTTCTTAGGAGATGGAGAGAATTACCCGAACGATAGATTTTTGCAGAGAGTCTGTGTTACCTAGAACTACACTTGAgtgattaaaaggaaaaaaaattggcaTGCCAGATGAAAAGTCACTTCTACTTATGGCCACAGTAGATTTgtataataaaatgaattaaaataaagctcaaaaggaaaaaatccttattAATAAAGCCCTCATTCCATGAAACATTTCGGACAGCTTAGGTAACTGCAGAATGTGTAAGCACTCTTTTCCATATTGTTTCAGTGAAGCGTGAAACGCAAGACCCTCCACCACCTGAATAAGACTCTCTGAAGAAAGATGTCTTGCATCTTCTACAAAACATTAAACTTTGTATAAATCCGGATTAAAGTCTGGAGGAAGTGACAAAtgaattacttttaaaactATGGTGAAAAATGGAAAGCTATGACATGTACTTCAACACTTGTGATTTAGTGTTTAAAAAGGCCAGTCATTACTCTGACATGTCTAGCACGTTtaagaatttccattttattttgcaaaattttttAATTAGTTAGCCATTTTATACTAGACTTAAACCCCAGTCAAGCTCTCCCTGGTCCAGGATTGTGATTCACTCATTCCTGTGGAATACAGACGTTAACTGATACCATTATGTGTCTCTAGTTCCATAATGTATGTTTATTTCTCTCAAAAGGTTAATTCTATTTGAAGTGGAGGGGTGCTGCCTTGGGATCAAGTCAGACTGATGCTGAGCAGTGTATCCTAATGTCTAAATGGGGAATGAAGCATCTAGTTCCAGTACAGGTGACCTATGAGCACTGTGCAAGCTTGTTAGAACCTACCATACAACTTAACGCCCCTACACACCAGCTGCTGCAGTCACAACTCTGTTCAGAACACGAGGGTTAACTGTTCTAGCTTTTCAAGCGCTCTAAGGGATGTTCAATGCTTTGTAATGGAAGACATTCTTtaagctttttatatttttgtatataccCTTTAATAAAAGCTAATTAGTTCAATAGAAGAGAATCaattttctctgctctgcaagTTTCTAACAGTGAAATGTTATTGGAAACTTCCTTTAAcctaaatgagaaaaaaaaaaacaacaacttttgTAACTGTTTCCAGAGACCACCAGCTAAAGATATTAGGCCCTTACACTGCACTTCTACTCCAGAGGTCTGCGTGGTGGTAACCTCTTCCCAGAGTAATTTGTTTGTATAGCAGAAACCCTCTTAAAACCATTCAGTTAATATGGTGAAATATCAGTTTGTTCTAGATCTACTGTAGTTGTGGAACTGTAACTGTCTGTGAATCAGCATACAACACCTGTATGTTATCAACTTGtgaattttattgttttgccttccaataaacactttttttaataaaaaaaacacagtggcTCGTGCTTGAGACTAAATGGATTTCAGCACTTCAGCACCCTTGTACTGCATTTACCTTAACATTGCATACGTTTGGTTTTGTAGCAACTTGATGGGGCTGTTTAAATAAGGCACTAAGGTCAGGATGGTATTTTTCTACTGTGATCACGGTCCTTGGTGCTACATATAGATTTTGCCTTTCTACCACAATCAGAGATAAATGAGCTATGTGATAAACACGTCGTCCGTGCTGACTTACCCCCCTACCTTTAGagaagtgttttcttatttatatatttttttctgaacactgAGGTAGTTTGACTGAAGGCATCTATCCCTCCATCAtgtacaggagaaaaaaaaaacatgcaggaaaataaattatattacaaGATACGAAACGGTACAAATCAGTTTACAACTTTATCTGTATAGTTTGAAAGTGGTTCTTGTTGCAGCTTGAGCTTTGTAAGTGTAAATCTTAATGTTGATAGGGTCAGAGTAGTTTCTCCTCCTGCGCTTTCTGAATTTTTTCACGTGCTTGTTCAAGTGTTAGAGGTGGGGATTTGTGATTCTTGATGTACTGCAAAAGAATTAATACACCATTTATCTGTGTAGATATTTATCATATATAATCTTTTTGTCATAATACCTGCACTTTACTAGCAACAGGAACTGATGCCTTAGTTCTAACATCACAAAGATCCTTCCTCATTTGTGGACAGATGAGTAGAAAActtattcttttaaaactacGGCTTCCACTAAGACTTTAGCTCTGTCTTTTTTGTAAACACCTGACTTGCTCTTAGTATAGGGATGAAAAATACAGTCttctattattaatttattcagtGTTAATACGATGAAAACAAAATGCGCAGCAAACACTAAAACCGTTTGGAAAGGAGTATATATTTATCTAGGCTGCTTTCTAGTCTATCATAAATACCTCTTTAGCCTCTTCCAGTGTGTGATAGTGGAACTTCTCATTCTCTAACGACTCCACAAGGCATAAGTGTAGGTGCTGAATGTTCTCCACAAACTGCTGGGTCAACATCAAGTGCTGTTTTAGCATGGCATTTAGAACAAGCACTGATGGACTGTACGCAGTCAAGGCTGCGAGAAAAAAGAGTGCATACTTTAACAGATGGTCAGACAGTAAGTGCTAAACAAGTTGGAGCTACATGCACAAAACATAGTTAAGTAGTATTAAATAGTGTGTTTTTCATTACCTTCTACTGCATCCATGCTGATGACATGACTGGCAATAGGTACTGGATCAATGTAGCTGTTTCCAACAGGTGGGCCAAGTactgcagtgctgtttgctgTGTACAGGATAGAATTAGTTACTGGGTTTGGAGGGTTCAGTGCTAGAATTTGGTTTATCAATCTTTTGGAACATCATTAATTGCATTAACAACTGTTAATGGTGACTAGGTTAGAATATAATACATGAAAAAGCTCAAGACTGAAGAGGGCGGTATCTTGACTTAAACACGAACTTACTCTTTGACCAGCAGTAGGTGAACGGAGAATCCACTGTCTGAACTGCAGTTTCTTTTACAGTTACTCTGTGCACCCGTTCATGCCTCTCTCTGGTCAGCAAAGGTGCTGATGTTGAAGAAGATGGGTCTTTTCCAGAATATGTGCCACTCTCAGaatttttctctgacatttctgATACAGCTTCCCTGTCTGTCGTGGACAGAGACTTTTCAAAGTCTTCAGAATATTCTGAATGAACAGTTCTCTCATCACAATCGGGATAATCCTGTCCCTGCCtagaaaaatctgcagaaactTCGCCTAAATGTTCAGAGATATCAGCTtcagtcacatttttttcagtatcccCTTTGGAAGGATCACTCACACCAGTTACTGCACTTGTTTTATGAGAGGATTGGTCCTTTTCCACCTGgaatgtatcttttttttgatttctgtttgatTCTTGAGTAATTTCAATGTCTGTCCCCTGTAAAATCCAACAGATGTATGTTAGAGGAATCAGCAATACATAACCTTAACATGCCTTAATCATTCTTGATCATTTCCACTGCATATTACTGAGAGTCAGCTACTCCTTTATGAGGAGATAAGAACATTGCTTTTCTGTGTCACTTTGCAAGCTTTACATTGTTGGCAGTTTACTAAGAAAGtgcaaagacacacacacaaaaagaatttGGTCCGGTTGCAGTAGACTGCAAAATCCTGACCTAACCTTTACAGCTAGTGAGCCATGCCCATCTCTGATAGCTTATGGGTAGAAGTATTTAGTTTGGAACCTCCACCCTTCACCAAACAATGGCAGAAGGGAGATAGATAGGTGCTAGTATGGAATTTCTACTTACTCGCTGCCTTAATTCTGCCACCTCACTGGTGATACTCGATGCCAAATCATCAAGGCTCAGGATATTCAGTCTGAAGTCTGCAATTGAGTGACAAACTGCCATGAGGACTCAGATGAAAGTTACAGTACACTTTCCATTAagtgacaggaagaaaagtgtAATACTAAGAAGTAATAGTACGCAGTCACTGTTTAAATCTTTAAGTTAGCAACAGCTCTTTCTAAATTAGGCTACTGAATTCTTTCAAAGCAAGTATTTGCCCATATTTATTAGTAGATTATTAGTACAATTTGTGCCAGGTCTATCAAGACAATACAAGACAAGCTTACCGTTTGAGCTTACGCTGGTTGAATCGTCTGCatcagctgcttttgaaaataaatcatctaatgattttatttcacttccatCGCTTCCAAGTGATATTTGGGTTTGCTTGGCATTGCCTGTTCTAGGCAAGGTAATTTTTACAGTATTGTCTTTCGTGGAAGAAGATGGTGATGGAGATTTCATACGACGTAGTGCTGACAGGTTTCTGCTGGCTGGTGGAGGTGTCAGTAAATCAACTGTACCGAAAACATTCTTCTCTGAGTCTTTGCTGTGAAGAGAAGGTGCTTTGGATACCTCTGTCAGTGAAATTTCCTTATGAGACGGAGGAGGCATTCCTACTGAAACTGGAGTCCTACTCttttaaagaacacaaaaaagagATTTATGTGTTACTTCATCTGCTGTATGTAGATCACTAAAAAGACATTATAATGGGTAAACCCCATAGTTTTAAAGTGTGAATTGAAGCTAACATATCACAAGCAAGCTACAAACACAGTATTAAGAACTATTTTCTGCTGTTAATAAATAGTGACATACCAACTAAAAATACCTTGATATAATCCAGTGAAGTCTGTATTTACCTTTCCACTCCACTTAGAATCACTTGTACCAACCCTCCGATTCTCATTTCCGCAGGGAAACTCGAGAGAGTTCTCCGTGAAccctctcatttctttttctccactaTCCAAACCAGGCTTTGGTTCAACCGTACCACTCTTTTTTGGGATTTGggtgctttcttcttccttaggACAGGCATTACTGacagctgtatttttacagGCTGTAGCGTAATTCTTCAGGTATTTCTTGCCTCTTGCACTGCGCTCATGACTGGAAGCAGATGAGAGGGATTCTTCATCCAAAGGCTTCTGGCTGGAGTCAGCGTTTTGCAATTCCATCTGCTTCTTCCGATTCATGATCTTGCTTTCTAGTTGTGCCACTTTCCTCAGCGCTGAGCTTGATCGCGTGTGGGAAGTACCACCCGGAGCGCTCTTTGCTATGCCTCTGTTCATCGCCTGCACAGCACCTCCCAGCGCCTGGCACCGCTGGGTTCCCCGTACTTCCACATCCTGCACCTTGAGGAATCTGCTGCGGTGCCACGGCGCTCTTCCAGCCATCTCCAACCCTGTCTCACCCACACGGAGTTCGCTGCCGGAGCGAGGAAGGAGCAAGGAAGGCCCGGCGGTTCTCCAGCGCTGCGCATCGCCGCGCCCCTGCCCGGAGGAGGACACAGAGTGAGGCTCCCGCGGCCGAGCCCTCAGAGGCAGACCCAGCCGGCCCGGCCCAGCCTGGCCCCCGCTTCCCTCGGCGCCTGGCCGCCTCCTCCCGCCTTCTCTCCGCTGAGGGCTCTCCTCACCGGCCGGGGACCCCCTTGTCGAGGCCGGGCCCTCACCTGCTGGCCGCCCACCGGCGCCCTCCCCGCCCAAGCGCTCGCAGCCATCTCGGGACGCGCTGAGGCGGCTGAGCGGGGCCGTATCCCGGAGACACCCACCCCCTAATATCCCGCCCTCTCATTGGCTCAgcgcagagccccccccccagcccgccgCCGAGACTTGAGTTTAAACAGCCAATCCCAAGGAGGCGTGCTGCCGCCCGGCCGTCAGAGCGCCGACTACAAGCCCCAGCATGCATCTCGCCGCGCGAGCACGTGCAAGCCGCTCCTCCCTCGGGGAAGCTAAGCCAATCGGATGGCGGCTAACAAGAAGCGGGGGAAGAGGTAGCCAATCAGAGCTCTCCATAGAACGGATGGGCCGCGAAGGCGCGAGGCGGAGGCGCTGCGCTGGGCTGAGGCGCGAGGCCGCTGCTGTGTGAGGGCGATggcggccgcggcggggccgggcggtggcggcggcgccTTGAGGCGGGGGCTGGGGCCGCTCCTGCTCCTCGGGGCCGCGCTGGGGGCTGCTCGAGCCGCGGTGTATTTCCAGGAGCAGTTTCTGGATGGAGGTTGTGGGCGAGGGAGGGGGCGGTGGGGAGAAACGGGACCCCTTTCACGCTGTTCCCTTCCCGTAACGGCCATTTTGTGTCCCCTGTGGGCTCTGGTACCGCCCGGCGGGGCAGCCGGCTGGCAGAAGAGGTGGGTGCACTCCGAGTACAAGGCAGAAAGGCTTGGGGAGTTTAAACTCACGGCTGGGAAGTTCTACGGAGATCCAGTGCGAGATAAAGGTGTGTGGATTTTGTGAAAAATACACCGTGGAAGCCATCTCTGGAGCTGGGGATTGGTCTTAATAGCACCTGCCATGTGTGGCAATAGAAGTGTTCTTTCCGCACAAACAGCGAGAAAAGTGAATGTTTGAATGTTATCCTAATTATCCTTACAGGTCTTCAGACTAGTGAGAACTCCAAATTTTATGCAATCTCCTCACGATTTAAACCATTTAGTAACAAAGGGAAGACCCTGGTCATTCAATACACTGTGAAACACGAGCAGAAGATAGATTGTGGTGGGGGATATGTTaagatattttcttcagatttggATCAGAAGAACCTGAGTGGAGATTCCCCTTATTATATAATGTTTGGTGAGTTTAAAGTTACTTTTGCATTATGAAAATATTGTCCCTGCTGTTGTGCAGCTTCTAAAGGAAGGTTGTTGGAATAGTAGGAAAAAAGTAATGGAAGGCTTCATAAGAATAAGAATGTCGTGACTAAGCAGTGAGCTCTTCCATGCTTGCAGAGAGTGTGCATAGAACAAAAGCCACTCAGCAAGATTTTTTTGACGACTTTTACTTGAAATATGTTCTGTAGGCCATTATCTGCTCTTGCATCCATTCCTGTGTGATGTGGTAAAGTTAGTGTGTTTGTATCTAAGTGAAATTTGTCATTATGTAGGTCATGTGATTACATAGTTATTCAGCTTATGCCACAGATAACTTTCATCTTGCCTGgatttcgttttttttttttttttgtttgtttgttttctgagttaAGGCTGTAACAGAAATAAGCCTCAGACTAGACAAAATGTAATTATGTAATTCTAAGGTAGCTTTTGAAACTTTAGAATGGAAGCCACGTCATTCATTAAAAGTGGAATGGCATTCCACAAAAATAATGTGGAATGGGAGAGATGTCTAGTAGTGTTagaaggaaaagtaaacaaCCAGTATCTTTCTACAAACAAGTTAAGGATGCAAAGCCTGTTATCTCTTTGTAGGGCCAGATATTTGTGGATCTGAGACAAAGAAAGTCCATGTTATTTTAGATTACAAGAATAAACCCCACCCAATCAAGAAACCAATCAGATGTAAGGTAAATGCACACTTTGGGAATAGATAAACTTTAAGATGACCAAACTAGAAGAATattaagaactgaaaacaaacaaaagcccacAATTCTAAGCATGTATCACCTTTGAGAAGTTGTCTTTCACCATATCTTAAAAATCATGTTAATTTCAGGACCTCGGATATCTTGCAGTTCACGGTAATTTTTGTAGTTCAGTGATTGTGTTCATAATCACCTGACCCTGACACAGGGTGGAACTAGGTTGTAAGGCTGCTGTATGTTACTAAGAActgtatgtttttgtatttctttgttgtAACTTTaattcagcatttctgagaGAGAGTGCTTTTTTCTGGGATGTAAATGTAAGTTGCTGGttatacattaaatattttcgCTTTCAAGCTATGTGGTAAACTTCATGTGCCTTTGTTCCAGCTATTTGGGGTATAAATAACTTAGATAAAGTAGTCATTTTAGTTTATATACCACTATATGCAATCTTGTGACATTTCCTTTTGCCAATCAGATGTGGGCTGTGTTTTCCTGCAACCATTCAGTCTTGCTCAGACCCAGAAGGAAAGGCTAGAAAATATACTTGGAATGTTAATACACGtcaataattttgttttccctctccagaaaactgttttttcttactGTCTATGAAAAAATCCATTAGAATTAGTAACTCTGATTCAAGGAAGTTCCTAAGAGCTATATTTAAAGCTTGTAAAAGATTTgacttgctttctttaaaacccAGGTTGATGGATACACGCATCTGTATACTTTGATTATAAGGCCAGATCAGACGTATGAAGTAAAAATTGATAATGAAGTGGCTGCATCAGGCAACTTAGAAGATGATTTAGATTTTTTGCCACCAAGGAAAATTAATGATCCAGCAGTGAAGAAGCCCCGTGACTGGGATGATCGAATCCAAATTGATGATCCAAATGACCTCAAACCTGAGGTAACCTGGTCTCTTGAATCTTATTCTGCATTATCAGGTTATTTCGATTCTATTGAAGCTGATTGATGTAGTTGAACTGTGCActagctttgctttctttaatctttctgtgcctttttaaaGGATTGGGATGAACCTGAATACATAATGGACACCAGTGCTGAGAAACCTGAGGACTgggatgattctgtgaatggaAAATGGAGTTATCCTATGGTCAAGAATCCTCTATACAGAGTATTAATAGTCTTGTAGATCTAGTTATGGATAGCATGTTAAGCAACTTTTCTTTGCCTGACTGTATTCAGAATATGCGGTTTATCCTAGGGGGAGTGGCAACCAAGGCAGATTGATAACCCAAATTACAGAGGGGTTTGGCCTCACCCAAAGATTGACAATCCAAATTACTCACCAGACTACAATATCTACAGTTATGAAAACATCAGCATTATTGGACTAGATATCTGGCAGGTGAGTTGAGCTTACTGCAGATAGtggaaaataaagaacttttttCACTGGATGTATGGCAGTTTGTTTAACCTTTGAACGTAAGCATTATCTGTGATGACCAGTGTGTTTAACTTGcttttacttaaatatatatacaaaaccGCAAAGTCTTTACAAAATGCATTAGGCTTCTGTTGTAGTTGTTTCTTGGTTCATAACCATCTACGGCTAAGTGAGGGGCCTAAACTAATCTGTGTGAGTGTTGTAAAGTATGACTTATTCCACCTGACTTGAGGCTCATAGCTGAGACTTCAAGCAGCTCAGTTACTCCTGACTTTCTCAAAGGTTAACGAGGAGAAATCTGCCCTCTGGAGGCCCCTCTGAGATATTCCTCTACCTCAGGTTTCATCACTAGCTAAAACTGAGACTTAAAATTTCTATGAGCAGTAAAGCATCTAAAGTTGAAGTTGCTTTTTCCAAAGTTGCTAGTTTTCCAAAAACAGAGAGAATACTTTATCAAattctgcagaaagctgtggGGTTCTTAACATGTTTTCTATCTATGGAATATATAATACAAGCATTATTAAAAGAATGAAACTAGAACCATAAGGAAAACAGgcatcttgtttttttcccctcttccctcaAAGGTGAGAGCTGGCACAATTTTTGACAACTTCTTGATAACAGATGATGAGGATTATGCAGAAGACTTTGGAGATGAAACATGGGGAGAAACAAAGGTAGTACACAAAATTCTTGGTTATTTTGGTTCTTGAGCGTTACATCTTAAAAATTCTGTCTAATCTGAGCAAGATCCTATTGGTgcacaaaatgaaatctttaatATTAGGAtcctgaaaaggaaatgaacatCAGGCAGACTGAGGaggagcagaagagagaaagggtcacagaagaaaaatacttcgAGCAAcggtttaaggaaaaaagaaaatctcaaagaGATCGAGTGATGAGGAGCTCTATCAGGAAAGAAGAGctttaattatttgaaagacacttttttttccccaattatATCTTTCTATAACGATTTTGATGTTTGGCTAACAGCCTGTTGAAACTTGCATTCATGAGGCTGTATTAAGActggactttaaaaaaatagtgtgtgaacttttcagttacttttattAGAAAGTACTATAgttaaaaactaattttttatAGCAAttgtattaaatacattttaagtgtTGCACTAAGAGCACCGTTTTTGGAACAgttttgtaatttaatattaaaattcatGCTTGTTTTGAGGAGATCAAAATAAGCTTTTTGTTACTTCATTAAAGGATTTGGCATGTCAGCTGTGTGAAGCATGTTTCACTACATTCTTAAAACTAAGGAGATAAGCTTTGCTAAGCTTTTGTAGTAATTATGCACCTGTCCCTGGTTCGAGGATTACTACAGTTGTATTGCTGCTGGGAGCCTGCTAGGGTTGCTCTTGGCTTTTCTGTGGTACTTATCTCCTGATGGTACTCCCTTTCTCTTTCGCTTCAGTGTATGTCATTAGGTGACAGCTGTCTGTCCATCTGCAAATCTGCCCTTAGAAACAAATAATCAGATcacttttccctttgaaaaccTGAAACAAATGTGTACAGTACCTAGAAGCTGTCCTAAAACTACAACCTTTCCACTAGAAACAACAGTTTTGAAGGGGTGCAGATCTGAGGAAGGATTTCTGAGCCAGCAACCActgcatatttttgtttgacCTTTTGTAACTTCTTGCTCTTTTAACTTTGCTCAGTCACTTTTATCACGtgtcctttcttccttcttttctcatctttttgctcttctgcatttctaggtgtgggtttctttc contains:
- the C28H19orf44 gene encoding uncharacterized protein C19orf44 homolog isoform X2 produces the protein MAASAWAGRAPVGGQQVRARPRQGGPRPGRGDAQRWRTAGPSLLLPRSGSELRVGETGLEMAGRAPWHRSRFLKVQDVEVRGTQRCQALGGAVQAMNRGIAKSAPGGTSHTRSSSALRKVAQLESKIMNRKKQMELQNADSSQKPLDEESLSSASSHERSARGKKYLKNYATACKNTAVSNACPKEEESTQIPKKSGTVEPKPGLDSGEKEMRGFTENSLEFPCGNENRRVGTSDSKWSGKSRTPVSVGMPPPSHKEISLTEVSKAPSLHSKDSEKNVFGTVDLLTPPPASRNLSALRRMKSPSPSSSTKDNTVKITLPRTGNAKQTQISLGSDGSEIKSLDDLFSKAADADDSTSVSSNDFRLNILSLDDLASSITSEVAELRQRGTDIEITQESNRNQKKDTFQVEKDQSSHKTSAVTGVSDPSKGDTEKNVTEADISEHLGEVSADFSRQGQDYPDCDERTVHSEYSEDFEKSLSTTDREAVSEMSEKNSESGTYSGKDPSSSTSAPLLTRERHERVHRVTVKETAVQTVDSPFTYCWSKTNSTAVLGPPVGNSYIDPVPIASHVISMDAVEALTAYSPSVLVLNAMLKQHLMLTQQFVENIQHLHLCLVESLENEKFHYHTLEEAKEYIKNHKSPPLTLEQAREKIQKAQEEKLL
- the CALR3 gene encoding calreticulin-3 is translated as MAAAAGPGGGGGALRRGLGPLLLLGAALGAARAAVYFQEQFLDGAGWQKRWVHSEYKAERLGEFKLTAGKFYGDPVRDKGLQTSENSKFYAISSRFKPFSNKGKTLVIQYTVKHEQKIDCGGGYVKIFSSDLDQKNLSGDSPYYIMFGPDICGSETKKVHVILDYKNKPHPIKKPIRCKVDGYTHLYTLIIRPDQTYEVKIDNEVAASGNLEDDLDFLPPRKINDPAVKKPRDWDDRIQIDDPNDLKPEDWDEPEYIMDTSAEKPEDWDDSVNGKWSYPMVKNPLYRGEWQPRQIDNPNYRGVWPHPKIDNPNYSPDYNIYSYENISIIGLDIWQVRAGTIFDNFLITDDEDYAEDFGDETWGETKDPEKEMNIRQTEEEQKRERVTEEKYFEQRFKEKRKSQRDRVMRSSIRKEEL
- the C28H19orf44 gene encoding uncharacterized protein C19orf44 homolog isoform X3, translated to MAASAWAGRAPVGGQQGRGDAQRWRTAGPSLLLPRSGSELRVGETGLEMAGRAPWHRSRFLKVQDVEVRGTQRCQALGGAVQAMNRGIAKSAPGGTSHTRSSSALRKVAQLESKIMNRKKQMELQNADSSQKPLDEESLSSASSHERSARGKKYLKNYATACKNTAVSNACPKEEESTQIPKKSGTVEPKPGLDSGEKEMRGFTENSLEFPCGNENRRVGTSDSKWSGKKSRTPVSVGMPPPSHKEISLTEVSKAPSLHSKDSEKNVFGTVDLLTPPPASRNLSALRRMKSPSPSSSTKDNTVKITLPRTGNAKQTQISLGSDGSEIKSLDDLFSKAADADDSTSVSSNDFRLNILSLDDLASSITSEVAELRQRGTDIEITQESNRNQKKDTFQVEKDQSSHKTSAVTGVSDPSKGDTEKNVTEADISEHLGEVSADFSRQGQDYPDCDERTVHSEYSEDFEKSLSTTDREAVSEMSEKNSESGTYSGKDPSSSTSAPLLTRERHERVHRVTVKETAVQTVDSPFTYCWSKTNSTAVLGPPVGNSYIDPVPIASHVISMDAVEALTAYSPSVLVLNAMLKQHLMLTQQFVENIQHLHLCLVESLENEKFHYHTLEEAKEYIKNHKSPPLTLEQAREKIQKAQEEKLL
- the C28H19orf44 gene encoding uncharacterized protein C19orf44 homolog isoform X1 yields the protein MAASAWAGRAPVGGQQVRARPRQGGPRPGRGDAQRWRTAGPSLLLPRSGSELRVGETGLEMAGRAPWHRSRFLKVQDVEVRGTQRCQALGGAVQAMNRGIAKSAPGGTSHTRSSSALRKVAQLESKIMNRKKQMELQNADSSQKPLDEESLSSASSHERSARGKKYLKNYATACKNTAVSNACPKEEESTQIPKKSGTVEPKPGLDSGEKEMRGFTENSLEFPCGNENRRVGTSDSKWSGKKSRTPVSVGMPPPSHKEISLTEVSKAPSLHSKDSEKNVFGTVDLLTPPPASRNLSALRRMKSPSPSSSTKDNTVKITLPRTGNAKQTQISLGSDGSEIKSLDDLFSKAADADDSTSVSSNDFRLNILSLDDLASSITSEVAELRQRGTDIEITQESNRNQKKDTFQVEKDQSSHKTSAVTGVSDPSKGDTEKNVTEADISEHLGEVSADFSRQGQDYPDCDERTVHSEYSEDFEKSLSTTDREAVSEMSEKNSESGTYSGKDPSSSTSAPLLTRERHERVHRVTVKETAVQTVDSPFTYCWSKTNSTAVLGPPVGNSYIDPVPIASHVISMDAVEALTAYSPSVLVLNAMLKQHLMLTQQFVENIQHLHLCLVESLENEKFHYHTLEEAKEYIKNHKSPPLTLEQAREKIQKAQEEKLL